A part of Pseudochaenichthys georgianus chromosome 23, fPseGeo1.2, whole genome shotgun sequence genomic DNA contains:
- the atp2b1a gene encoding plasma membrane calcium-transporting ATPase 1 isoform X2 yields the protein MANNSYSGVKNSMVEANHDGEFGCSLKDLRALMELRGAEAIGKIGESYEDVQGLCNRLKTSPIDGLSGQPGDIEKRKTVFGENLIPPKKPKTFLQLVWEALQDVTLIILEVAAIVSLGLSFYRPPDADRENCGRAAGGVEDETESEAGWIEGAAILLSVICVVLVTAFNDWSKEKQFRGLQSRIEQEQKFTVVRGGQVIQIPVAEIVVGDVAQIKYGDLLPSDGVLIQGNDLKIDESSLTGESDLVKKTLEKDPMLLSGTHVMEGSGKMLVTAIGVNSQTGIIFTLLGSAEDDEEEEEEKKKEKEEKKKQRKNKKQEGAAENRKKAKAQDGAAMEMQPLNSEEADAEERKKSNTSKKEKSVLQGKLTKLAVQIGKAGLVMSAITVIILVVLFVVDTFWIQNLPWVKDCTPIYIQFFVKFFIIGVTVLVVAVPEGLPLAVTISLAYSVKKMMKDNNLVRHLDACETMGNATAICSDKTGTLTMNRMTVVQAFIGEKHYKKVPEPENIPSSILDILILGIAVNCAYTTKIMPPEKEGGLPRQVGNKTECSLLGFSNDLKRDYQTIRNEIPEEKLYKVYTFNSVRKSMSTVLKMADGSFRMFSKGASEILLKKCYKVMTANGESKVFRPRDRDDMVKKVIEPMASEGLRTICLAYRDFPVSEGEPDWDNENDILSGLTCLSVVGIEDPVRPEVPDAIKKCQRAGITVRMVTGDNINTARAIATKCGILLPGDDFICIEGKEFNRRIRNEKGEIEQERIDKIWPKLRVLARSSPTDKHTLVKGIIDSTVLEKRQVVAVTGDGTNDGPALKKADVGFAMGIAGTDVAKEASDIILTDDNFSSIVKAVMWGRNVYDSISKFLQFQLTVNVVAVIVAFTGACITQDSPLKAVQMLWVNLIMDTFASLALATEPPTEALLLRKPYGRNKPLISRTMMKNILGQGVFQLITIFTLLFAGEKIFDIDSGRNAPLHAGPSEHYTIVFNTFVLMQLFNEINARKIHGERNVFEGIFNNLIFCSIVFGTFIIQIVIVQFGGKPFSCVALSLDHWLWCTFLGFGSLLWGQVISSIPTSRLKFLKSAGHGTQKDEIPDEELDELDDNDEIDHAERELRRGQILWFRGLNRIQTQIRVVNAFRSSISLYDGQDKPDSRSSIHNFMNHPEFRIEDSEPHIPLIDDTDAEDDAPTKRNSSSPRNTTPTPPSPTPSHTTIAPTVIPTTPVSPSPNQNNNAVESGNHLLPEGPKSGTPSAPGSPLHSLETSL from the exons ATGGCGAACAACTCGTACAGCGGCGTGAAGAACTCCATGGTGGAGGCCAACCACGATGGAGAGTTTGGCTGTTCGCTCAAAGACCTGCGCGCCCTCATGGAACTGAGAGGCGCAGAGGCCATAGGCAAAATTGGGGAATCTTATGAGGATGTTCAAGGACTCTGCAACCGGTTAAAAACATCACCTATAGATG GTCTAAGTGGACAGCCTGGAGACATCGAGAAGCGGAAAACAGTGTTTGGGGAAAATTTGATACCGCCCAAAAAGCCCAAAACTTTCTTACAGTTAGTGTGGGAGGCGCTACAGGATGTCACACTGATTATTCTAGAAGTGGCAGCCATAGTTTCACTAGGCCTTTCTTTTTATAGACCTCCAGATGCCGATAGAGAAA ACTGTGGAAGGGCAGCTGGCGGTGTAGAGGATGAAACTGAGTCAGAAGCAGGCTGGATCGAGGGCGCTGCCATTCTTCTGTCTGTTATCTGTGTGGTGCTGGTGACAGCCTTCAATGACTGGAGTAAAGAGAAGCAGTTTAGGGGCCTCCAGAGCCGCATCGAGCAGGAACAGAAATTTACTGTCGTCCGTGGAGGACAAGTCATCCAAATTCCTGTGGCTGAGATCGTGGTCGGCGACGTTGCACAAATAAAATATG GTGATCTTTTGCCTTCTGACGGGGTTCTCATCCAAGGCAATGATCTGAAGATCGATGAGAGCTCCCTCACAGGGGAGTCGGACCTTGTCAAGAAAACACTAGAAAAAGATCCCATGCTCTTATCAG GCACCCATGTAATGGAAGGCTCAGGGAAAATGTTGGTTACGGCTATAGGGGTCAACTCTCAAACTGGAATTATCTTCACTTTACTTGGGAGCGCCGAGGAtgatgaggaagaagaagaagaaaagaaaaaggaaaaagaggagaagaagaaacagAGAAAAA ACAAGAAGCAGGAGGGAGCGGCGGAGAATCGTAAGAAAG CTAAAGCACAGGATGGTGCTGCGATGGAAATGCAGCCCCTGAACAGTGAGGAAGCTGAtgcagaggagaggaagaaaTCCAACACGTCGAAGAAAGAGAAGTCTGTTCTCCAGGGAAAACTGACCAAGCTAGCCGTACAGATTGGAAAAGCAG GACTGGTTATGTCTGCCATCACTGTCATCATCCTGGTGGTGCTGTTTGTAGTAGACACCTTCTGGATCCAGAATCTTCCTTGGGTCAAGGACTGCACACCCATTTACATTCAGTTCTTCGTGAAATTCTTCATCATTGGCGTCACTGTCCTGGTGGTTGCTGTTCCCGAAGGCCTGCCTCTGGCTGTAACAATCTCCCTGGCATACTCTGTTAAG aaaatgATGAAAGACAACAACCTAGTAAGGCATTTGGATGCCTGTGAGACTATGGGCAATGCTACCGCCATCTGCTCTGACAAAACAGGAACACTCACCATGAACCGCATGACTGTGGTGCAAGCCTTCATCGGGGAGAAGCACTACAAGAAGGTCCCTGAGCCAGAGAACATCCCCTCCTCCATTCTAGACATTCTAATTCTGGGCATCGCTGTCAACTGCGCATACACTACTAAGATCATG CCTCCAGAGAAAGAAGGCGGCCTGCCACGGCAAGTTGGTAACAAGACTGAATGTTCCTTGCTTGGTTTTTCCAATGACTTGAAGCGCGACTACCAGACCATACGCAACGAGATCCCTGAGGAGAAACTCTACAAAGTCTACACCTTTAACTCGGTCCGCAAGTCCATGAGCACCGTGTTGAAAATGGCTGATGGCAGCTTCCGTATGTTCAGCAAAGGGGCCTCAGAAATTCTCCTAAAAAA GTGCTATAAAGTCATGACGGCAAATGGTGAGTCCAAGGTGTTCCGCCCACGGGACAGAGACGACATGGTGAAGAAAGTGATCGAGCCCATGGCCTCAGAGGGCCTGAGGACCATATGCCTGGCATACAGAGACTTCCCTGTCTCTGAGGGGGAGCCTGACTGGGACAATGAGAATGATATTCTCAGTGGACTGACCTGCCTCAGCGTGGTGGGCATTGAAGACCCCGTGAGACCCGAG GTCCCAGATGCCATCAAGAAATGCCAGCGCGCCGGTATCACAGTGCGGATGGTGACTGGGGACAACATCAACACAGCTCGAGCCATCGCCACCAAGTGTGGCATCCTACTGCCCGGAGACGACTTCATCTGCATAGAGGGAAAAGAGTTCAACCGAAGGATACGCAATGAGAAAGGAGAG ATCGAACAAGAGCGCATTGACAAGATCTGGCCCAAACTACGAGTACTGGCACGCTCTTCCCCCACAGACAAACACACCCTAGTGAAAG GTATTATTGACAGTACAGTGTTAGAAAAAAGACAAGTAGTAGCTGTGACAGGAGATGGTACCAATGATGGTCCCGCCTTGAAGAAAGCTGATGTTGGCTTTGCCATG GGTATTGCCGGCACAGATGTAGCTAAGGAGGCCTCTGACATCATCCTGACTGACGACAATTTCTCCAGCATCGTCAAGGCCGTCATGTGGGGGCGCAACGTCTACGACAGCATCTCCAAGTTCCTCCAGTTTCAGCTAACTGTCAACGTGGTGGCTGTCATCGTAGCATTCACAGGAGCCTGCATCACACAG GACTCTCCACTGAAAGCAGTCCAGATGTTATGGGTCAACCTCATCATGGACACTTTTGCTTCACTTGCCCTGGCCACGGAGCCCCCTACAGAAGCCCTGCTGCTTAGGAAGCCATATGGCCGCAACAAGCCTCTCATCTCCCGCACCATGATGAAGAACATCCTGGGTCAGGGAGTGTTCCAGCTAATCACCATCTTCACTCTGCTCTTTGCCG GAGAGAAAATCTTTGATATCGACAGCGGCAGGAATGCACCGCTCCACGCTGGACCCTCTGAACACTACACCATTGTCTTCAATACCTTTGTACTGATGCAGCTTTTCAACGAGATCAATGCCCGCAAAATCCATGGTGAAAGGAATGTCTTTGAAGGCATCTTCAACAACCTCATCTTCTGTAGTATTGTCTTTGGTACCTTCATTATCCAG ATCGTCATAGTGCAGTTTGGTGGGAAGCCGTTCAGCTGCGTGGCTCTGAGCCTCGACCACTGGCTATGGTGCACTTTCTTAGGCTTTGGCTCTCTGCTATGGGGACAG GTCATCTCCTCGATACCTACCAGCCGCTTAAAATTCTTGAAATCAGCGGGCCATGGCACCCAGAAGGATGAGATCCCGGACGAGGAGCTGGACGAGCTGGACGACAACGATGAGATCGACCACGCAGAGCGGGAGCTCCGTCGAGGCCAGATCCTCTGGTTCAGAGGCCTCAACCGCATCCAGACTCAG ATCCGGGTGGTGAATGCATTCCGCAGCTCCATCTCCCTCTATGACGGGCAGGATAAGCCCGACTCGCGGTCATCCATccacaacttcatgaaccaccCCGAGTTCCGGATAGAGGACTCTGAGCCCCATATTCCCCTCATAGATGACACCGACGCGGAGGACGACGCTCCTACCAAGCGCAACTCCTCCAGCCCCCGCAACACCACGCCCACGCCGCCCTCACCCACACCCTCCCACACCACCATCGCACCCACCGTCATCCCCACCACGCCGGTCTCTCCCTCCCCAAACCAGAACAATAACGCTGTGGAGAGCGGTAACCACCTCCTCCCAGAGGGCCCCAAATCAGGAACCCCCTCGGCCCCGGGGAGCCCCCTACACAGCCTGGAGACCTCCCTTTGA
- the atp2b1a gene encoding plasma membrane calcium-transporting ATPase 1 isoform X1 → MANNSYSGVKNSMVEANHDGEFGCSLKDLRALMELRGAEAIGKIGESYEDVQGLCNRLKTSPIDGLSGQPGDIEKRKTVFGENLIPPKKPKTFLQLVWEALQDVTLIILEVAAIVSLGLSFYRPPDADRENCGRAAGGVEDETESEAGWIEGAAILLSVICVVLVTAFNDWSKEKQFRGLQSRIEQEQKFTVVRGGQVIQIPVAEIVVGDVAQIKYGDLLPSDGVLIQGNDLKIDESSLTGESDLVKKTLEKDPMLLSGTHVMEGSGKMLVTAIGVNSQTGIIFTLLGSAEDDEEEEEEKKKEKEEKKKQRKNKKQEGAAENRKKAKAQDGAAMEMQPLNSEEADAEERKKSNTSKKEKSVLQGKLTKLAVQIGKAGLVMSAITVIILVVLFVVDTFWIQNLPWVKDCTPIYIQFFVKFFIIGVTVLVVAVPEGLPLAVTISLAYSVKKMMKDNNLVRHLDACETMGNATAICSDKTGTLTMNRMTVVQAFIGEKHYKKVPEPENIPSSILDILILGIAVNCAYTTKIMPPEKEGGLPRQVGNKTECSLLGFSNDLKRDYQTIRNEIPEEKLYKVYTFNSVRKSMSTVLKMADGSFRMFSKGASEILLKKCYKVMTANGESKVFRPRDRDDMVKKVIEPMASEGLRTICLAYRDFPVSEGEPDWDNENDILSGLTCLSVVGIEDPVRPEVPDAIKKCQRAGITVRMVTGDNINTARAIATKCGILLPGDDFICIEGKEFNRRIRNEKGEIEQERIDKIWPKLRVLARSSPTDKHTLVKGIIDSTVLEKRQVVAVTGDGTNDGPALKKADVGFAMGIAGTDVAKEASDIILTDDNFSSIVKAVMWGRNVYDSISKFLQFQLTVNVVAVIVAFTGACITQDSPLKAVQMLWVNLIMDTFASLALATEPPTEALLLRKPYGRNKPLISRTMMKNILGQGVFQLITIFTLLFAGEKIFDIDSGRNAPLHAGPSEHYTIVFNTFVLMQLFNEINARKIHGERNVFEGIFNNLIFCSIVFGTFIIQIVIVQFGGKPFSCVALSLDHWLWCTFLGFGSLLWGQVISSIPTSRLKFLKSAGHGTQKDEIPDEELDELDDNDEIDHAERELRRGQILWFRGLNRIQTQMDVVSAFQSGTSFQGALRRQASNSSQQQHDIRVVNAFRSSISLYDGQDKPDSRSSIHNFMNHPEFRIEDSEPHIPLIDDTDAEDDAPTKRNSSSPRNTTPTPPSPTPSHTTIAPTVIPTTPVSPSPNQNNNAVESGNHLLPEGPKSGTPSAPGSPLHSLETSL, encoded by the exons ATGGCGAACAACTCGTACAGCGGCGTGAAGAACTCCATGGTGGAGGCCAACCACGATGGAGAGTTTGGCTGTTCGCTCAAAGACCTGCGCGCCCTCATGGAACTGAGAGGCGCAGAGGCCATAGGCAAAATTGGGGAATCTTATGAGGATGTTCAAGGACTCTGCAACCGGTTAAAAACATCACCTATAGATG GTCTAAGTGGACAGCCTGGAGACATCGAGAAGCGGAAAACAGTGTTTGGGGAAAATTTGATACCGCCCAAAAAGCCCAAAACTTTCTTACAGTTAGTGTGGGAGGCGCTACAGGATGTCACACTGATTATTCTAGAAGTGGCAGCCATAGTTTCACTAGGCCTTTCTTTTTATAGACCTCCAGATGCCGATAGAGAAA ACTGTGGAAGGGCAGCTGGCGGTGTAGAGGATGAAACTGAGTCAGAAGCAGGCTGGATCGAGGGCGCTGCCATTCTTCTGTCTGTTATCTGTGTGGTGCTGGTGACAGCCTTCAATGACTGGAGTAAAGAGAAGCAGTTTAGGGGCCTCCAGAGCCGCATCGAGCAGGAACAGAAATTTACTGTCGTCCGTGGAGGACAAGTCATCCAAATTCCTGTGGCTGAGATCGTGGTCGGCGACGTTGCACAAATAAAATATG GTGATCTTTTGCCTTCTGACGGGGTTCTCATCCAAGGCAATGATCTGAAGATCGATGAGAGCTCCCTCACAGGGGAGTCGGACCTTGTCAAGAAAACACTAGAAAAAGATCCCATGCTCTTATCAG GCACCCATGTAATGGAAGGCTCAGGGAAAATGTTGGTTACGGCTATAGGGGTCAACTCTCAAACTGGAATTATCTTCACTTTACTTGGGAGCGCCGAGGAtgatgaggaagaagaagaagaaaagaaaaaggaaaaagaggagaagaagaaacagAGAAAAA ACAAGAAGCAGGAGGGAGCGGCGGAGAATCGTAAGAAAG CTAAAGCACAGGATGGTGCTGCGATGGAAATGCAGCCCCTGAACAGTGAGGAAGCTGAtgcagaggagaggaagaaaTCCAACACGTCGAAGAAAGAGAAGTCTGTTCTCCAGGGAAAACTGACCAAGCTAGCCGTACAGATTGGAAAAGCAG GACTGGTTATGTCTGCCATCACTGTCATCATCCTGGTGGTGCTGTTTGTAGTAGACACCTTCTGGATCCAGAATCTTCCTTGGGTCAAGGACTGCACACCCATTTACATTCAGTTCTTCGTGAAATTCTTCATCATTGGCGTCACTGTCCTGGTGGTTGCTGTTCCCGAAGGCCTGCCTCTGGCTGTAACAATCTCCCTGGCATACTCTGTTAAG aaaatgATGAAAGACAACAACCTAGTAAGGCATTTGGATGCCTGTGAGACTATGGGCAATGCTACCGCCATCTGCTCTGACAAAACAGGAACACTCACCATGAACCGCATGACTGTGGTGCAAGCCTTCATCGGGGAGAAGCACTACAAGAAGGTCCCTGAGCCAGAGAACATCCCCTCCTCCATTCTAGACATTCTAATTCTGGGCATCGCTGTCAACTGCGCATACACTACTAAGATCATG CCTCCAGAGAAAGAAGGCGGCCTGCCACGGCAAGTTGGTAACAAGACTGAATGTTCCTTGCTTGGTTTTTCCAATGACTTGAAGCGCGACTACCAGACCATACGCAACGAGATCCCTGAGGAGAAACTCTACAAAGTCTACACCTTTAACTCGGTCCGCAAGTCCATGAGCACCGTGTTGAAAATGGCTGATGGCAGCTTCCGTATGTTCAGCAAAGGGGCCTCAGAAATTCTCCTAAAAAA GTGCTATAAAGTCATGACGGCAAATGGTGAGTCCAAGGTGTTCCGCCCACGGGACAGAGACGACATGGTGAAGAAAGTGATCGAGCCCATGGCCTCAGAGGGCCTGAGGACCATATGCCTGGCATACAGAGACTTCCCTGTCTCTGAGGGGGAGCCTGACTGGGACAATGAGAATGATATTCTCAGTGGACTGACCTGCCTCAGCGTGGTGGGCATTGAAGACCCCGTGAGACCCGAG GTCCCAGATGCCATCAAGAAATGCCAGCGCGCCGGTATCACAGTGCGGATGGTGACTGGGGACAACATCAACACAGCTCGAGCCATCGCCACCAAGTGTGGCATCCTACTGCCCGGAGACGACTTCATCTGCATAGAGGGAAAAGAGTTCAACCGAAGGATACGCAATGAGAAAGGAGAG ATCGAACAAGAGCGCATTGACAAGATCTGGCCCAAACTACGAGTACTGGCACGCTCTTCCCCCACAGACAAACACACCCTAGTGAAAG GTATTATTGACAGTACAGTGTTAGAAAAAAGACAAGTAGTAGCTGTGACAGGAGATGGTACCAATGATGGTCCCGCCTTGAAGAAAGCTGATGTTGGCTTTGCCATG GGTATTGCCGGCACAGATGTAGCTAAGGAGGCCTCTGACATCATCCTGACTGACGACAATTTCTCCAGCATCGTCAAGGCCGTCATGTGGGGGCGCAACGTCTACGACAGCATCTCCAAGTTCCTCCAGTTTCAGCTAACTGTCAACGTGGTGGCTGTCATCGTAGCATTCACAGGAGCCTGCATCACACAG GACTCTCCACTGAAAGCAGTCCAGATGTTATGGGTCAACCTCATCATGGACACTTTTGCTTCACTTGCCCTGGCCACGGAGCCCCCTACAGAAGCCCTGCTGCTTAGGAAGCCATATGGCCGCAACAAGCCTCTCATCTCCCGCACCATGATGAAGAACATCCTGGGTCAGGGAGTGTTCCAGCTAATCACCATCTTCACTCTGCTCTTTGCCG GAGAGAAAATCTTTGATATCGACAGCGGCAGGAATGCACCGCTCCACGCTGGACCCTCTGAACACTACACCATTGTCTTCAATACCTTTGTACTGATGCAGCTTTTCAACGAGATCAATGCCCGCAAAATCCATGGTGAAAGGAATGTCTTTGAAGGCATCTTCAACAACCTCATCTTCTGTAGTATTGTCTTTGGTACCTTCATTATCCAG ATCGTCATAGTGCAGTTTGGTGGGAAGCCGTTCAGCTGCGTGGCTCTGAGCCTCGACCACTGGCTATGGTGCACTTTCTTAGGCTTTGGCTCTCTGCTATGGGGACAG GTCATCTCCTCGATACCTACCAGCCGCTTAAAATTCTTGAAATCAGCGGGCCATGGCACCCAGAAGGATGAGATCCCGGACGAGGAGCTGGACGAGCTGGACGACAACGATGAGATCGACCACGCAGAGCGGGAGCTCCGTCGAGGCCAGATCCTCTGGTTCAGAGGCCTCAACCGCATCCAGACTCAG ATGGATGTAGTGAGTGCGTTCCAGAGTGGAACTTCCTTTCAGGGGGCTCTAAGGCGGCAGGCCTCCAACtccagccaacaacagcacgaT ATCCGGGTGGTGAATGCATTCCGCAGCTCCATCTCCCTCTATGACGGGCAGGATAAGCCCGACTCGCGGTCATCCATccacaacttcatgaaccaccCCGAGTTCCGGATAGAGGACTCTGAGCCCCATATTCCCCTCATAGATGACACCGACGCGGAGGACGACGCTCCTACCAAGCGCAACTCCTCCAGCCCCCGCAACACCACGCCCACGCCGCCCTCACCCACACCCTCCCACACCACCATCGCACCCACCGTCATCCCCACCACGCCGGTCTCTCCCTCCCCAAACCAGAACAATAACGCTGTGGAGAGCGGTAACCACCTCCTCCCAGAGGGCCCCAAATCAGGAACCCCCTCGGCCCCGGGGAGCCCCCTACACAGCCTGGAGACCTCCCTTTGA
- the atp2b1a gene encoding plasma membrane calcium-transporting ATPase 1 isoform X3: MANNSYSGVKNSMVEANHDGEFGCSLKDLRALMELRGAEAIGKIGESYEDVQGLCNRLKTSPIDGLSGQPGDIEKRKTVFGENLIPPKKPKTFLQLVWEALQDVTLIILEVAAIVSLGLSFYRPPDADRENCGRAAGGVEDETESEAGWIEGAAILLSVICVVLVTAFNDWSKEKQFRGLQSRIEQEQKFTVVRGGQVIQIPVAEIVVGDVAQIKYGDLLPSDGVLIQGNDLKIDESSLTGESDLVKKTLEKDPMLLSGTHVMEGSGKMLVTAIGVNSQTGIIFTLLGSAEDDEEEEEEKKKEKEEKKKQRKNKKQEGAAENRKKAKAQDGAAMEMQPLNSEEADAEERKKSNTSKKEKSVLQGKLTKLAVQIGKAGLVMSAITVIILVVLFVVDTFWIQNLPWVKDCTPIYIQFFVKFFIIGVTVLVVAVPEGLPLAVTISLAYSVKKMMKDNNLVRHLDACETMGNATAICSDKTGTLTMNRMTVVQAFIGEKHYKKVPEPENIPSSILDILILGIAVNCAYTTKIMPPEKEGGLPRQVGNKTECSLLGFSNDLKRDYQTIRNEIPEEKLYKVYTFNSVRKSMSTVLKMADGSFRMFSKGASEILLKKCYKVMTANGESKVFRPRDRDDMVKKVIEPMASEGLRTICLAYRDFPVSEGEPDWDNENDILSGLTCLSVVGIEDPVRPEVPDAIKKCQRAGITVRMVTGDNINTARAIATKCGILLPGDDFICIEGKEFNRRIRNEKGEIEQERIDKIWPKLRVLARSSPTDKHTLVKGIIDSTVLEKRQVVAVTGDGTNDGPALKKADVGFAMGIAGTDVAKEASDIILTDDNFSSIVKAVMWGRNVYDSISKFLQFQLTVNVVAVIVAFTGACITQDSPLKAVQMLWVNLIMDTFASLALATEPPTEALLLRKPYGRNKPLISRTMMKNILGQGVFQLITIFTLLFAGEKIFDIDSGRNAPLHAGPSEHYTIVFNTFVLMQLFNEINARKIHGERNVFEGIFNNLIFCSIVFGTFIIQIVIVQFGGKPFSCVALSLDHWLWCTFLGFGSLLWGQVISSIPTSRLKFLKSAGHGTQKDEIPDEELDELDDNDEIDHAERELRRGQILWFRGLNRIQTQIL, translated from the exons ATGGCGAACAACTCGTACAGCGGCGTGAAGAACTCCATGGTGGAGGCCAACCACGATGGAGAGTTTGGCTGTTCGCTCAAAGACCTGCGCGCCCTCATGGAACTGAGAGGCGCAGAGGCCATAGGCAAAATTGGGGAATCTTATGAGGATGTTCAAGGACTCTGCAACCGGTTAAAAACATCACCTATAGATG GTCTAAGTGGACAGCCTGGAGACATCGAGAAGCGGAAAACAGTGTTTGGGGAAAATTTGATACCGCCCAAAAAGCCCAAAACTTTCTTACAGTTAGTGTGGGAGGCGCTACAGGATGTCACACTGATTATTCTAGAAGTGGCAGCCATAGTTTCACTAGGCCTTTCTTTTTATAGACCTCCAGATGCCGATAGAGAAA ACTGTGGAAGGGCAGCTGGCGGTGTAGAGGATGAAACTGAGTCAGAAGCAGGCTGGATCGAGGGCGCTGCCATTCTTCTGTCTGTTATCTGTGTGGTGCTGGTGACAGCCTTCAATGACTGGAGTAAAGAGAAGCAGTTTAGGGGCCTCCAGAGCCGCATCGAGCAGGAACAGAAATTTACTGTCGTCCGTGGAGGACAAGTCATCCAAATTCCTGTGGCTGAGATCGTGGTCGGCGACGTTGCACAAATAAAATATG GTGATCTTTTGCCTTCTGACGGGGTTCTCATCCAAGGCAATGATCTGAAGATCGATGAGAGCTCCCTCACAGGGGAGTCGGACCTTGTCAAGAAAACACTAGAAAAAGATCCCATGCTCTTATCAG GCACCCATGTAATGGAAGGCTCAGGGAAAATGTTGGTTACGGCTATAGGGGTCAACTCTCAAACTGGAATTATCTTCACTTTACTTGGGAGCGCCGAGGAtgatgaggaagaagaagaagaaaagaaaaaggaaaaagaggagaagaagaaacagAGAAAAA ACAAGAAGCAGGAGGGAGCGGCGGAGAATCGTAAGAAAG CTAAAGCACAGGATGGTGCTGCGATGGAAATGCAGCCCCTGAACAGTGAGGAAGCTGAtgcagaggagaggaagaaaTCCAACACGTCGAAGAAAGAGAAGTCTGTTCTCCAGGGAAAACTGACCAAGCTAGCCGTACAGATTGGAAAAGCAG GACTGGTTATGTCTGCCATCACTGTCATCATCCTGGTGGTGCTGTTTGTAGTAGACACCTTCTGGATCCAGAATCTTCCTTGGGTCAAGGACTGCACACCCATTTACATTCAGTTCTTCGTGAAATTCTTCATCATTGGCGTCACTGTCCTGGTGGTTGCTGTTCCCGAAGGCCTGCCTCTGGCTGTAACAATCTCCCTGGCATACTCTGTTAAG aaaatgATGAAAGACAACAACCTAGTAAGGCATTTGGATGCCTGTGAGACTATGGGCAATGCTACCGCCATCTGCTCTGACAAAACAGGAACACTCACCATGAACCGCATGACTGTGGTGCAAGCCTTCATCGGGGAGAAGCACTACAAGAAGGTCCCTGAGCCAGAGAACATCCCCTCCTCCATTCTAGACATTCTAATTCTGGGCATCGCTGTCAACTGCGCATACACTACTAAGATCATG CCTCCAGAGAAAGAAGGCGGCCTGCCACGGCAAGTTGGTAACAAGACTGAATGTTCCTTGCTTGGTTTTTCCAATGACTTGAAGCGCGACTACCAGACCATACGCAACGAGATCCCTGAGGAGAAACTCTACAAAGTCTACACCTTTAACTCGGTCCGCAAGTCCATGAGCACCGTGTTGAAAATGGCTGATGGCAGCTTCCGTATGTTCAGCAAAGGGGCCTCAGAAATTCTCCTAAAAAA GTGCTATAAAGTCATGACGGCAAATGGTGAGTCCAAGGTGTTCCGCCCACGGGACAGAGACGACATGGTGAAGAAAGTGATCGAGCCCATGGCCTCAGAGGGCCTGAGGACCATATGCCTGGCATACAGAGACTTCCCTGTCTCTGAGGGGGAGCCTGACTGGGACAATGAGAATGATATTCTCAGTGGACTGACCTGCCTCAGCGTGGTGGGCATTGAAGACCCCGTGAGACCCGAG GTCCCAGATGCCATCAAGAAATGCCAGCGCGCCGGTATCACAGTGCGGATGGTGACTGGGGACAACATCAACACAGCTCGAGCCATCGCCACCAAGTGTGGCATCCTACTGCCCGGAGACGACTTCATCTGCATAGAGGGAAAAGAGTTCAACCGAAGGATACGCAATGAGAAAGGAGAG ATCGAACAAGAGCGCATTGACAAGATCTGGCCCAAACTACGAGTACTGGCACGCTCTTCCCCCACAGACAAACACACCCTAGTGAAAG GTATTATTGACAGTACAGTGTTAGAAAAAAGACAAGTAGTAGCTGTGACAGGAGATGGTACCAATGATGGTCCCGCCTTGAAGAAAGCTGATGTTGGCTTTGCCATG GGTATTGCCGGCACAGATGTAGCTAAGGAGGCCTCTGACATCATCCTGACTGACGACAATTTCTCCAGCATCGTCAAGGCCGTCATGTGGGGGCGCAACGTCTACGACAGCATCTCCAAGTTCCTCCAGTTTCAGCTAACTGTCAACGTGGTGGCTGTCATCGTAGCATTCACAGGAGCCTGCATCACACAG GACTCTCCACTGAAAGCAGTCCAGATGTTATGGGTCAACCTCATCATGGACACTTTTGCTTCACTTGCCCTGGCCACGGAGCCCCCTACAGAAGCCCTGCTGCTTAGGAAGCCATATGGCCGCAACAAGCCTCTCATCTCCCGCACCATGATGAAGAACATCCTGGGTCAGGGAGTGTTCCAGCTAATCACCATCTTCACTCTGCTCTTTGCCG GAGAGAAAATCTTTGATATCGACAGCGGCAGGAATGCACCGCTCCACGCTGGACCCTCTGAACACTACACCATTGTCTTCAATACCTTTGTACTGATGCAGCTTTTCAACGAGATCAATGCCCGCAAAATCCATGGTGAAAGGAATGTCTTTGAAGGCATCTTCAACAACCTCATCTTCTGTAGTATTGTCTTTGGTACCTTCATTATCCAG ATCGTCATAGTGCAGTTTGGTGGGAAGCCGTTCAGCTGCGTGGCTCTGAGCCTCGACCACTGGCTATGGTGCACTTTCTTAGGCTTTGGCTCTCTGCTATGGGGACAG GTCATCTCCTCGATACCTACCAGCCGCTTAAAATTCTTGAAATCAGCGGGCCATGGCACCCAGAAGGATGAGATCCCGGACGAGGAGCTGGACGAGCTGGACGACAACGATGAGATCGACCACGCAGAGCGGGAGCTCCGTCGAGGCCAGATCCTCTGGTTCAGAGGCCTCAACCGCATCCAGACTCAG ATTCTGTGA